From Micromonospora rifamycinica, a single genomic window includes:
- a CDS encoding cellulose binding domain-containing protein: protein MVGVPSSPPFRRARPGLVAAVVSSIAVLGAGLTAGPAAGAGTAAPVPAAIGHPAPAGVAAPVPGQATATPPGPTAPSTTPNTSPFPPGAPTNVAASQVRTGSVTLTWTAATPGCCAIVGYDITYYMAFDDVVMSASVGNVTTTTISNYIGAGRQYSFRISARDSVGHRSVSSDTLTVVTPVTDTGPDTTPPSAPQNLTIGDVTDSTATLSWSPSTDDVGVRGYNVYRFDGWFTSVVVATVPVTTYTVTLPTSTPLRNLFYVRARDAAGNVSIASNTVTAPTTSTPPTPPTPPPPTCRVGYQNQSEWQGGFVAVVTVQNVTATPVDGWTLTFDLRGDQQITSAWNATVDQSGTTVTASNVDWNRVLAANGSASFGMQGRWNTSNAPPTGFVLNGRPCTVG, encoded by the coding sequence ATGGTTGGCGTCCCCTCGTCCCCGCCGTTCCGGCGCGCCCGGCCCGGCCTGGTGGCCGCCGTCGTCTCGTCGATCGCGGTGCTCGGTGCCGGGCTGACCGCCGGTCCGGCGGCCGGTGCGGGCACCGCGGCGCCCGTCCCGGCGGCGATCGGGCACCCCGCGCCCGCAGGCGTCGCGGCGCCCGTCCCGGGGCAGGCCACGGCCACGCCGCCGGGTCCGACCGCACCGTCCACCACCCCGAACACCTCGCCCTTCCCGCCGGGTGCCCCCACGAACGTCGCCGCCAGCCAGGTGCGGACGGGATCGGTCACCCTCACCTGGACGGCCGCGACGCCCGGCTGTTGCGCCATCGTCGGCTACGACATCACGTACTACATGGCCTTCGACGACGTCGTCATGTCGGCCAGCGTCGGGAACGTCACCACCACCACGATCAGCAACTACATCGGCGCGGGCCGGCAGTACTCGTTCCGGATCTCCGCCCGGGACAGCGTCGGGCACCGTTCCGTCTCGTCGGACACGCTGACCGTGGTCACCCCGGTGACCGACACCGGACCGGACACCACCCCGCCATCCGCTCCGCAGAACCTGACCATCGGCGACGTGACCGACTCGACCGCGACGCTCTCCTGGTCGCCGTCGACCGACGACGTCGGCGTCCGCGGCTACAACGTCTACCGCTTCGACGGCTGGTTCACCTCGGTCGTGGTCGCCACCGTCCCCGTCACGACGTACACCGTCACGCTCCCGACGTCGACCCCGCTGCGCAACCTGTTCTACGTGCGGGCCCGCGACGCGGCGGGCAACGTGTCGATCGCCTCCAACACCGTCACCGCGCCGACGACGTCCACCCCGCCCACTCCGCCCACCCCGCCGCCGCCCACCTGCCGGGTGGGCTACCAGAACCAGTCCGAGTGGCAGGGGGGCTTCGTCGCCGTCGTGACGGTCCAGAACGTCACGGCGACACCGGTCGACGGCTGGACGCTCACCTTCGACCTCCGGGGGGACCAGCAGATCACCTCCGCCTGGAACGCCACGGTCGACCAGAGCGGTACGACGGTGACGGCCAGCAACGTCGACTGGAACCGGGTCCTCGCGGCGAACGGCTCGGCGAGCTTCGGCATGCAGGGACGATGGAACACCAGCAACGCGCCGCCGACCGGTTTCGTGCTCAACGGCAGGCCCTGCACCGTCGGCTGA
- a CDS encoding RNA polymerase sigma factor yields the protein MTGTSVTSLLAAAAGGDEEAWAELVRRFTPLVYSVIRAYDLGPADAADVNQTIWLRLVEQLGRVREPEALPGWLATTTRRECYRVSRLSRRAQPVDPYDDSLETYHGFAREAAAVAPDDELLRAERRQVLRAGFVQLPSRCQALLALLTADPPMSYREVAARLGIPLGSIGPTQARCLRRLRECPAIVEFLGASVIGTNGGEPDGAVAAGR from the coding sequence GTGACCGGCACCAGCGTGACCAGCCTGCTCGCCGCCGCCGCCGGTGGCGACGAGGAGGCCTGGGCCGAGCTGGTACGCCGGTTCACCCCGCTCGTGTACTCGGTCATCCGGGCGTACGACCTCGGTCCGGCCGACGCGGCCGACGTCAACCAGACCATCTGGCTCCGCCTGGTCGAGCAGCTCGGCCGGGTACGGGAACCCGAGGCGCTGCCGGGCTGGCTGGCCACCACGACCCGGCGCGAGTGCTACCGGGTGTCCCGGCTGAGCCGGCGGGCACAGCCCGTCGACCCGTACGACGATTCGCTGGAGACCTACCACGGTTTCGCCCGGGAGGCGGCAGCGGTCGCCCCGGACGACGAGTTGCTGCGGGCGGAGCGGCGGCAGGTGTTACGCGCGGGCTTCGTGCAGCTCCCGTCCCGCTGCCAGGCGCTGTTGGCGCTGCTGACGGCCGATCCGCCGATGAGCTACCGGGAGGTCGCCGCCCGGTTGGGCATCCCCCTCGGCAGCATCGGCCCCACGCAGGCCCGTTGCCTGCGTAGGCTGCGGGAATGCCCGGCGATCGTCGAGTTCCTCGGGGCGTCAGTCATCGGTACGAACGGGGGTGAGCCGGATGGAGCCGTGGCCGCCGGTCGATGA
- a CDS encoding S8 family peptidase: MPPSDHPTVPEPGGRLSRRRILALSALAAAAPFGVVPRPAPALGGDSDATAYQQAFEAALAADQNVRRYTAPGREILYRPRQLLAADADVKRVTAWLRNQNHPVTVGAGFAGVTRLLFDRETDIPGLVTKLRDPRQWPGQTVPAVQPHHVLLGLGNIMGNPGTPPRAAAALPPPDPTRLDQGAGVTVGICDTGIWRQAGTCHPQWLGGAYLPQTDDEDPLYLHTDVLALQGGHGTFIAGLVRQAAPGVRVDPEQALDPTGVGDESTVVAALGRLAPQVSVFNLSLGGFTLDDQPSLPLANAVAALPATSAVVAAAGNAGTSRPLWPAALDRVLAVAAVSQTSGGLVPAADSCFGPWVDACALGERHSTYVEGQLLLPGRPVRQFHGFAVWAGTSFATGHVSGRLAALMTGGDLSAAEARTALLAAPRWHPDYGVLVG; encoded by the coding sequence GTGCCGCCGTCCGACCACCCCACCGTGCCGGAGCCGGGCGGCCGGCTGTCCCGGCGGCGGATCCTGGCGCTGTCCGCGCTGGCGGCGGCGGCCCCGTTCGGCGTGGTGCCACGCCCGGCCCCGGCCCTCGGCGGCGACTCCGACGCCACCGCCTACCAGCAGGCCTTCGAGGCGGCGCTGGCGGCCGACCAGAACGTCCGCCGGTACACCGCACCCGGCCGGGAGATCCTCTACCGGCCCCGCCAGCTGCTCGCCGCCGACGCCGACGTCAAACGGGTCACCGCCTGGCTGCGCAACCAGAACCACCCGGTGACGGTCGGCGCCGGCTTCGCCGGTGTCACCCGCCTGTTGTTCGACCGGGAGACCGACATCCCCGGCCTGGTGACAAAACTGCGCGACCCGCGCCAGTGGCCCGGCCAGACCGTCCCGGCGGTGCAGCCGCACCACGTGCTGCTCGGTCTCGGCAACATCATGGGCAACCCGGGCACGCCACCCCGCGCCGCCGCGGCGCTGCCGCCACCCGACCCGACCCGGCTCGACCAGGGCGCGGGCGTCACCGTGGGGATCTGCGACACCGGCATCTGGCGGCAGGCCGGCACCTGTCACCCCCAGTGGCTCGGCGGCGCCTACCTGCCGCAGACCGACGACGAGGACCCGCTCTACCTGCACACCGACGTGCTCGCCCTCCAGGGCGGGCACGGCACCTTCATCGCGGGGCTGGTCCGGCAGGCCGCGCCGGGGGTACGCGTCGACCCGGAGCAGGCGCTGGATCCGACCGGCGTGGGGGACGAGTCGACGGTGGTGGCCGCCCTGGGCCGGCTCGCCCCGCAGGTCTCCGTGTTCAACCTCTCGCTGGGTGGGTTCACCCTGGACGACCAGCCCTCCCTGCCGCTGGCCAACGCGGTGGCCGCGCTGCCGGCGACGAGCGCCGTGGTCGCGGCCGCGGGCAACGCCGGCACCAGCCGTCCGCTCTGGCCCGCCGCCCTGGACCGGGTGCTGGCGGTCGCGGCGGTCAGCCAGACGAGCGGCGGGCTGGTGCCGGCGGCCGACAGCTGCTTCGGCCCCTGGGTGGACGCCTGCGCCCTCGGTGAGCGCCACAGCACCTACGTCGAGGGTCAGCTGCTCCTGCCCGGCCGACCGGTGCGGCAGTTCCACGGGTTCGCCGTCTGGGCCGGCACCTCGTTCGCCACCGGGCACGTCTCCGGGCGGCTCGCCGCCCTGATGACCGGCGGGGACCTCAGCGCGGCCGAGGCCCGCACGGCCCTGCTCGCCGCTCCCCGCTGGCATCCCGACTACGGGGTGCTCGTCGGATGA
- a CDS encoding CHAT domain-containing protein, with product MPDSTGSGAPAAQAALDAVQRYPPEAITIAQQVLASQTATDDERSTAERAIGLALRELNDLTGALRHLRRAVRAAGTPRTRALARMSLGYVLANAGRTAAALRAVTAALPQLTGADAGRARMQRGVVLHYRGRYAEAVRDYGIAIDIAQREDDPLLEARARNNRGLLNAHRGSGGTDDDLSRAAAVFHRLGLDLAAADARWNGGIAAGQRGDIAVALRCFADVDEEYRRLAVPRPALLLDRFELLLSVPLLDEAVEVAAVAVRELHRRGMASDLAEALLARARAALLASDLDTATAAAAQARVRFRRQGRRTWAAFARHVELRAEFRRGTRTAALLTAMVRTAGQLDATGWPGPALTTRIEAGLLAAATGRVDRAVALLELAAQARRRGTAPRRAQGWYALARSRRLTGDDPGAARALRRGLAVLDRHRTSLGATELRAHSGTYGQELAAEGLDIAIRAGAPARTLAWAERWRANTLRMRPALPPDDPDLLAALTELRLVSSLLEDAVLAGRPAHALRSRQARLERRIQDLARRVPGGVGVVTPPGVGVLAGRLGSRVLVELVAHGDRLRAVLVRDGRAGLHDLGPLTGAVHLARRHRFALRRLVTTGDTSTARAGADHAAAALDRQLFDPLRRQLGDRPLVIVPVGALHAVPWSGLPTCAGRPVTVAPSATAWLRADGRRPSTGPSVLACGPRLPAGRAEVRRLAQVLPGATLLTGPDATADALTAALDGAGLVHIAAHGTFRADNPQFSTLELADGPLFAYEWERVSRPPGCVVLSACDSGLTGVRPGDEVMGFTAVLLALGARCLIATVLPVPAEPTTALMLDLHRRMRAGSRPAQALADAQQAFVAPGDGTSRATAAAFVCLGAG from the coding sequence ATGCCCGACAGCACCGGTTCCGGTGCCCCGGCGGCCCAGGCGGCGCTCGACGCCGTCCAGCGATACCCACCCGAAGCGATCACCATCGCCCAGCAGGTGCTCGCCAGCCAGACCGCCACCGACGACGAGCGTTCCACCGCCGAGCGGGCCATCGGCCTGGCCCTGCGCGAGCTCAACGACCTGACCGGCGCGCTGCGTCACCTGCGCCGGGCGGTACGGGCCGCCGGCACCCCCCGGACCCGGGCACTGGCCCGGATGAGCCTCGGGTACGTGCTGGCCAACGCTGGTCGTACCGCCGCGGCACTGCGGGCGGTGACCGCCGCGCTGCCCCAGCTCACCGGTGCCGACGCCGGCCGCGCCCGGATGCAGCGGGGGGTGGTGCTGCACTACCGCGGACGCTACGCCGAGGCGGTGCGCGACTACGGCATCGCCATCGACATCGCCCAGCGCGAGGACGACCCGCTGCTGGAGGCCCGGGCCCGCAACAACCGCGGGCTGCTCAACGCGCACCGCGGCTCCGGAGGCACCGACGACGACCTGTCCCGGGCGGCGGCGGTCTTCCACCGGCTCGGGCTCGACCTCGCGGCGGCGGACGCCCGCTGGAACGGCGGCATCGCCGCCGGGCAACGCGGCGACATCGCGGTGGCCCTGCGGTGCTTCGCCGACGTCGACGAGGAGTACCGGCGGCTCGCCGTGCCCCGCCCGGCGCTCCTGCTGGACCGGTTCGAGCTGCTGCTGTCGGTGCCGCTGCTCGACGAGGCGGTCGAGGTCGCCGCCGTCGCGGTCCGGGAACTCCACCGCAGGGGAATGGCCTCGGACCTCGCCGAGGCGCTGCTGGCCCGGGCCCGGGCCGCGCTGCTCGCCAGCGACCTGGACACCGCGACCGCGGCCGCCGCCCAGGCCCGGGTCCGTTTCCGGCGGCAGGGCCGCCGCACCTGGGCCGCCTTCGCGCGGCACGTCGAGCTGCGCGCGGAGTTCCGCCGGGGCACCCGGACGGCGGCCCTGCTCACCGCGATGGTGCGGACGGCCGGCCAGCTCGACGCCACCGGCTGGCCCGGTCCGGCGCTGACCACCCGCATCGAGGCCGGCCTGCTGGCCGCCGCCACGGGGCGTGTCGACCGGGCCGTGGCCCTGCTGGAGCTGGCCGCCCAGGCCCGTCGCCGGGGCACCGCCCCCCGCCGCGCCCAGGGCTGGTACGCCCTGGCCCGGTCGCGCCGGCTCACCGGGGACGATCCCGGTGCGGCCCGCGCACTGCGCCGGGGGCTGGCCGTCCTCGACCGGCACCGCACGTCGCTCGGTGCCACGGAGCTGCGGGCACACAGCGGGACGTACGGGCAGGAGCTGGCCGCCGAGGGCCTCGACATCGCGATCCGCGCCGGCGCCCCGGCCCGGACCCTGGCCTGGGCCGAACGCTGGCGGGCGAACACCCTGCGGATGCGGCCGGCGCTGCCCCCGGACGACCCGGACCTGCTCGCGGCGCTCACCGAACTCCGGCTGGTCAGCAGCCTGCTGGAGGACGCGGTGCTGGCCGGTCGGCCGGCGCACGCCCTGCGCAGCCGGCAGGCCCGGCTGGAACGGCGCATCCAGGACCTGGCCCGCCGGGTGCCCGGCGGGGTCGGCGTGGTGACCCCGCCCGGGGTGGGCGTGCTCGCCGGGCGGCTCGGCTCCCGGGTGCTGGTCGAACTGGTCGCCCACGGCGACCGGCTCCGGGCGGTGCTGGTCCGCGACGGCCGGGCCGGCCTGCACGACCTCGGCCCGCTCACCGGGGCGGTGCACCTGGCCCGCCGGCACCGGTTCGCGCTGCGCCGGCTGGTCACCACCGGCGACACGAGCACCGCGCGGGCCGGGGCCGACCACGCCGCCGCCGCCCTGGACCGGCAGCTCTTCGATCCGTTGCGGCGGCAACTGGGCGACCGCCCCCTGGTGATCGTGCCGGTGGGTGCCCTGCACGCCGTACCGTGGTCGGGGTTGCCGACCTGCGCCGGACGCCCCGTGACGGTCGCCCCGTCGGCCACCGCCTGGCTGCGGGCGGATGGCCGGCGACCGTCGACCGGCCCCTCCGTCCTGGCCTGCGGTCCGCGGCTGCCGGCCGGCCGGGCCGAGGTACGCCGGCTCGCGCAGGTCCTGCCCGGGGCCACCCTGCTCACCGGCCCGGACGCCACGGCCGACGCGTTGACCGCCGCGCTGGACGGGGCCGGCCTGGTCCACATCGCCGCCCATGGCACCTTCCGCGCCGACAACCCGCAGTTCTCCACCCTGGAGCTGGCCGACGGGCCGCTGTTCGCGTACGAGTGGGAACGGGTCTCCCGGCCGCCCGGCTGCGTGGTGCTCTCCGCGTGCGACTCGGGGCTGACCGGGGTCCGGCCCGGCGACGAGGTGATGGGCTTCACCGCCGTGCTGCTCGCCCTGGGCGCACGGTGCCTGATCGCCACCGTGCTGCCGGTGCCGGCCGAGCCCACCACCGCGCTCATGCTGGACCTGCACCGACGGATGCGGGCCGGTAGCCGTCCGGCCCAGGCGCTCGCCGACGCCCAGCAGGCCTTCGTCGCCCCCGGTGACGGCACCAGCCGGGCCACCGCCGCGGCGTTCGTCTGTCTCGGCGCCGGCTGA